A window from Methanomassiliicoccus sp. encodes these proteins:
- a CDS encoding glycosyltransferase family 2 protein: MEGPGEISISIVIPTHNRKEKLLRLIRSLLESTFPVNESSIIVVNDRSSDGTAEAVRDAFPNIMLITNSEEGFISKSRNIGIHTSTGQYVFLVDDDNVVDRNCISELVGTFVGDPTGSIGVVGPIMCYLEKPELIWCAGVRRNMVTSLTRFIGRGEINEGQYHDLMESEDFPNSFMISREVIEKVGVFDEVLFPIHYEEADLGERARRKGFRVMCNPRAKTWHDIPVPKKGDDKTRTHHLQNDIRAYYSGRNRVLFLKKYASPVRYLLFISLFNWPLTCYYFRIMLTARTKNRRERVQLARSYMSGIIDGMRFVTTSASIELSNQSNKTEAQQPGVTIDASNRDERR; the protein is encoded by the coding sequence ATGGAAGGCCCCGGTGAGATAAGCATTTCCATAGTAATACCGACCCATAACCGGAAGGAGAAGCTGCTGCGTCTCATCAGATCCCTCCTCGAAAGCACATTCCCGGTGAATGAGTCAAGCATAATCGTCGTGAACGACCGCTCCTCTGATGGGACCGCCGAGGCCGTCCGGGACGCCTTCCCCAACATCATGCTAATTACCAACAGCGAAGAGGGCTTCATTTCCAAGTCCAGGAATATAGGTATCCATACGTCCACCGGGCAGTATGTGTTCCTGGTCGACGACGATAACGTGGTCGACCGCAACTGCATAAGTGAGTTGGTGGGCACTTTCGTAGGCGATCCCACGGGGTCCATTGGTGTGGTCGGTCCGATTATGTGTTACCTCGAAAAGCCCGAGCTTATCTGGTGTGCGGGCGTCCGACGCAATATGGTCACTAGTCTAACAAGGTTTATTGGAAGGGGGGAGATTAATGAGGGCCAGTATCATGATCTGATGGAAAGTGAGGACTTCCCCAACTCCTTCATGATCTCTCGGGAAGTCATCGAGAAGGTCGGTGTGTTCGATGAGGTTCTGTTCCCCATCCATTATGAGGAAGCCGATCTCGGTGAGCGGGCAAGGCGGAAGGGCTTCAGAGTCATGTGCAATCCTCGGGCAAAGACATGGCACGACATCCCCGTCCCGAAAAAGGGGGACGATAAGACCCGGACACATCACCTCCAGAACGATATCCGGGCCTATTACTCTGGCAGGAACCGGGTTCTGTTCTTGAAGAAGTACGCGAGCCCCGTCAGATATCTTCTCTTCATCTCTCTTTTTAACTGGCCGCTGACCTGCTACTATTTTAGGATAATGCTCACGGCCAGGACGAAGAATCGCAGGGAGAGGGTACAGCTCGCCAGGAGCTACATGAGCGGCATAATCGATGGCATGAGGTTTGTAACGACATCCGCTTCTATCGAGCTATCCAACCAATCCAATAAAACGGAGGCGCAACAGCCAGGAGTGACGATTGATGCATCGAACCGGGATGAGCGGCGGTGA
- a CDS encoding glycosyltransferase family 4 protein: MLLFNWRDIKNPQAGGAEVYTHQIMKRLVERGHEVTIFSSMFEGGLKEERIDGITVVRSGSRYSVYRRAGQFYNSSKVRYDVVIDEINTVPFMTPRFVTRGERIVALIHQLAREFWYYEMPYPVAWMGYNYFERKWLSRYRDIQTVTVSDSTRNELLEMGFKNVIIVPNGLNVTKLDKVPPKTSHPSMIFVGRMKKAKCPHHVVEAYRILKQRFPDLTLVAAGDGYLRSELQKANPDIEFLGYVDRETRDSRVRESWVIAVPGVREGWGQVVTDANALGTPAVGYNIPGLRDSIKDGYNGLLTPPTPVDLSNGIARLLGDERLRMEMGNNGLEWAGRFSWDVSADAFEKLLKS, translated from the coding sequence ATCCTATTATTTAACTGGCGTGATATCAAGAACCCCCAGGCCGGAGGCGCGGAAGTCTACACTCACCAGATCATGAAACGTCTGGTCGAGAGGGGTCACGAGGTCACCATTTTCTCGAGCATGTTCGAAGGTGGCCTCAAGGAAGAGCGTATAGATGGCATAACCGTGGTTCGTTCCGGGAGTCGGTATTCGGTTTACCGCAGAGCAGGTCAGTTTTATAATTCATCAAAGGTCCGCTATGATGTGGTCATCGACGAGATCAACACCGTTCCGTTCATGACCCCACGATTCGTCACCAGGGGGGAGCGCATAGTCGCTCTGATCCACCAGCTTGCAAGGGAGTTCTGGTACTATGAAATGCCTTATCCCGTCGCGTGGATGGGTTACAATTATTTTGAACGGAAATGGCTAAGCAGGTATAGGGACATTCAGACCGTGACCGTTTCTGATTCGACTCGTAATGAGCTATTGGAGATGGGCTTCAAGAATGTAATTATAGTGCCCAACGGTCTTAACGTGACGAAGCTGGACAAGGTGCCGCCCAAGACGTCGCACCCCTCAATGATTTTTGTTGGCAGGATGAAAAAAGCAAAATGCCCTCACCATGTCGTCGAAGCCTACCGCATCCTAAAGCAACGATTTCCCGATCTTACGTTAGTGGCCGCTGGTGACGGATATCTTAGGTCCGAGCTACAGAAGGCTAATCCCGACATTGAGTTCCTCGGTTATGTTGACCGCGAGACCAGGGACAGTCGTGTCAGGGAATCGTGGGTTATAGCTGTACCAGGGGTCAGGGAGGGCTGGGGCCAGGTCGTTACCGATGCTAATGCTCTTGGAACCCCGGCGGTGGGCTACAATATACCGGGCCTGAGAGATTCCATCAAAGATGGATACAACGGGTTGCTTACCCCACCAACGCCTGTTGACCTGTCCAACGGGATCGCGCGCCTGCTGGGCGATGAGAGGCTGCGGATGGAGATGGGCAATAATGGGCTGGAGTGGGCAGGTAGATTCAGCTGGGATGTCAGCGCTGATGCGTTCGAGAAGTTGCTAAAAAGCTAG